The Candidatus Nanosynbacter sp. HMT-352 genomic interval TGCCATGTCGGCTTTACTAATGCCAATTCCCGTGTCAATAACCTTGAAGATGATTTCGCCAGATTTAGTTTTCTTGATAGATAAAGTGATAGAGCCTTTTGGTGTGTATCGAATAGCGTTGGTGATGAAGTTTTGGAGAATTTCCTCCAGATATAGACGAGAAACTTTAACTACGCCAAGTCGCCCGCCGATATCCAAATTGAAAGCCAAACCTTTTTCGCCCGCCTGAGGTGAATATTCAGAATTTATCTGAGCCGCCAGCTCTGCTACGTCGATTATTTCCGTTTCATCAGCCACACCTCGCTCTGCGCGTGATAATGTACTGAGGTCGTTGATCATTCGCGCTAAGAATAAAATTTGCTTATGAGATTCGTCAATGGCTTCGGGAATTTTGCTAGTCATTTTACGCTCGACCAGCAATTTGGCGTTACTCAGCGAGCCTTCAGCAATAGCAATTGGTGTGCGCAATTCGTGACTAACTACGCTAATAAACTCATCACGCTCCTCTTCGAGACTCTTCGTCTTCGTGATGTCGCGCAAAATAAGCACGTACCCGTCCGGCGTCATCTTGTCGCCGCCTTGAACTGGCGCAAGCGTAACTTCCAAGCGAATATAATCACCATCTTCGATTTTCATCAGAATGTCGTCACGCTGGCGAATTGCGGAAGACTTGGTGAGCTCCTTAAAAATGTCAATCGGCTTTTTATCTGTTGTCTCAAGATTTAACACCTGACTGATATGCTCGCCGTTAATTCCGCTGTTCGTGTCAATCAAATTAAGCGCCGCCGAATTGTATGTATTGATAATTCCGTGTTCGTCCGTACTGAGAATCGCGTCGGTGATGTTATTGATAAGCGTGATCATTCTTTGATGTTCACTGAGGCTTTTTTTATTGTTTTTACAATCGTCCTTATCGCTAATTTCCGACAATATTTTCTGCAAAACAATAGCTATAACACCTAAAACAACACTCAGAGTTATCAATAGAAAAATTAGCGCCCACATAGCTAAAGTATAACATAAGCATATGCGTTTCTATATGTATGGCGA includes:
- a CDS encoding sensor histidine kinase; the protein is MWALIFLLITLSVVLGVIAIVLQKILSEISDKDDCKNNKKSLSEHQRMITLINNITDAILSTDEHGIINTYNSAALNLIDTNSGINGEHISQVLNLETTDKKPIDIFKELTKSSAIRQRDDILMKIEDGDYIRLEVTLAPVQGGDKMTPDGYVLILRDITKTKSLEEERDEFISVVSHELRTPIAIAEGSLSNAKLLVERKMTSKIPEAIDESHKQILFLARMINDLSTLSRAERGVADETEIIDVAELAAQINSEYSPQAGEKGLAFNLDIGGRLGVVKVSRLYLEEILQNFITNAIRYTPKGSITLSIKKTKSGEIIFKVIDTGIGISKADMAKIFDKFYRAEDYRTRETKGTGLGLYVSAKLAKKLGCKIEVESRLNHGSTFGFKLKEFKNNDK